A region from the Geobacter benzoatilyticus genome encodes:
- a CDS encoding RHS repeat-associated core domain-containing protein — protein MSEAAAQQPEASADQKLAELAGRKSNAGTVRAIETGGHVASTAIGGALIAKGAVGAFSAGGSSAAACFVAPLAAGMIGVMAGAALAEKLGAADRLVDLLGQPRRAGRGPQPAVIGHKVAHSRAFAGALAGLLAGVAVGAAVGFAVAATVASGGLLAPIAIGAAAGLSGGFVGAMIAGAGAKMANVTGAILSGSPNVFFEGKPVARVSDKVSCSKESAPGAIIEGSTKIFVNGLPLARIGHKISCSAVVQEGCTTIFADDTTGQYGEPDADMSVLEQSILSMAEVGLALGAIRFRSSKLGKKTLGEPIDPSTGDYVDTRTDFEYPSVLPLRLTRTYSGKEPVEGLLGSRWICNWSPQLVFDRAKRTADLIDGDGDGLTFSLGMGEKFTARHLKAPHYRLSGTIESARLFDIRTQQTLVFTMSEDSATGILTAIEDRNGNRIDFRYDKGHLRRVIHSDGVAFSVRTTPEGLIESVAMEGDPIPVVHYRYDDGGRLADVHGRFTGEFHYTYTGEGWLKQWRDSGPTRVEFEYDAAGRVIATRTPEGLYNDRFIYSPDEWKTEYIDATGARSVYYFNENDLLIREEDPLGNVTEQTFDGIERRLSTTDPLGRVTTYDYDTLGQMVAETDSTGRTTRCSYDRYGLLTGIQHPDGSMSVWEYDSRGNVTLAMGPDRVIHRYAYDEKGRLVSETAPDGAETKWAYDRRGRLTGLIDPLGHRTTIEQDRWGRILRTTDAAGHPTRYLYEPGPDNLREDLSAVIHPDGGTERYAYDAEGQIALHTGAEGQTTKYRHGAFDLLRSITDPAGHGTSLDYDGAARLVRVTNAKGRHWSYGYDAAGRLRHETDWAGRQTAYTRDPLGRVTAKRLPDGFEHRITWDGHDRVAAIETADSRIGYEYDASDRLIRAATWAIGSDTPETDLTFTYDDRGRLVAETQNGVAIDYTRDEAGRCTGRTTPSGATELTFDPAGLLAEYATNGHAVSFRRNLLGLETERSLRGDDERERFALAQSHDPCGRLREQVAGRLRNLTQPFGSAELSRRYRWDKSSRLVGVDDTIRGSARYTYDPRDQVTGVQRRKGLNPATTERYHYDAIKNLTYTPHRQHHYEGDVVTRIGLTSYRHDSRGRVVEKIHARHGFRPQTWRYRWDDLDRLREVTTPQGETWRYTYDAFGRRVKKECLGKEKSVTYLWQGATLAEEHRTTGTETVIHRWHFEPGTFVPIAKEVVEQGASSIYPIVTDHLGTPKELFDAEGECVWQADHALWGAATITIQRRKVVNGEETVFAEVDCALRFQNQWEDEESGLYYNLNRYYDPESGQYLSQDPIRLEGGLRTHGYVHDPMQWVDPLGLAGCGGKTGSKIRNLRKGDKVYRVYGGDAKPNGASWTRTNPAKVPNFRNSAGLPSGGESGANNTGRFVIEAKVKDPNKVVLKRKALPLDGMDGGLDEYIIPDPFDSGAIEIVRVSGVNPEF, from the coding sequence GTGAGCGAGGCGGCAGCGCAACAGCCCGAGGCATCGGCGGACCAGAAGCTGGCGGAGCTGGCCGGCAGAAAGAGCAATGCCGGAACCGTCCGGGCCATCGAGACCGGCGGGCATGTGGCCAGCACCGCTATCGGCGGCGCCCTGATCGCCAAGGGTGCGGTAGGGGCCTTCAGCGCCGGCGGCTCTTCTGCCGCCGCCTGTTTCGTGGCACCGCTGGCGGCGGGAATGATCGGCGTCATGGCCGGGGCCGCCCTTGCCGAGAAACTGGGTGCGGCCGATCGCCTCGTCGATCTGCTGGGGCAGCCCCGGCGGGCCGGCCGAGGACCGCAGCCGGCGGTGATCGGGCACAAGGTCGCCCACAGTCGCGCCTTTGCCGGCGCCCTGGCCGGACTGCTGGCAGGGGTTGCGGTGGGGGCCGCCGTTGGGTTCGCAGTGGCGGCCACCGTGGCGTCGGGAGGACTTCTTGCCCCCATTGCCATTGGTGCGGCGGCCGGTCTTTCCGGCGGCTTCGTCGGCGCCATGATTGCCGGTGCCGGCGCCAAGATGGCCAATGTGACCGGGGCCATTCTCAGCGGCTCCCCCAATGTATTCTTCGAGGGAAAGCCGGTGGCGCGGGTGAGCGACAAGGTCTCCTGTAGCAAGGAGTCCGCGCCCGGCGCCATCATTGAAGGAAGCACGAAAATATTCGTCAACGGCCTCCCCCTGGCACGGATCGGCCACAAGATATCCTGTTCCGCCGTAGTTCAGGAGGGGTGCACCACCATCTTCGCCGACGACACAACCGGTCAGTACGGTGAGCCGGATGCGGACATGTCGGTGCTGGAGCAGTCGATCCTCTCCATGGCCGAGGTGGGGCTCGCCCTCGGCGCCATCCGGTTCAGAAGTTCCAAACTCGGCAAAAAGACCCTCGGCGAGCCCATCGACCCTTCGACCGGCGACTACGTAGACACCCGCACCGATTTCGAGTACCCGAGCGTCCTTCCATTGCGGCTCACCCGCACCTATTCCGGCAAGGAGCCGGTCGAGGGGCTCCTGGGCAGCCGCTGGATCTGCAACTGGTCGCCGCAACTCGTGTTCGACCGTGCCAAGCGCACCGCCGACCTCATCGATGGTGACGGCGACGGTCTCACCTTTTCCCTCGGCATGGGGGAGAAATTCACCGCCCGCCACCTGAAGGCCCCCCACTACCGGCTTTCGGGGACCATCGAATCGGCCCGGCTCTTCGACATCCGCACCCAGCAGACCCTTGTTTTCACCATGTCGGAAGACTCCGCCACCGGCATCCTCACCGCTATCGAAGACCGGAACGGCAACCGTATCGACTTCCGCTACGACAAGGGACATCTGCGTCGCGTCATCCACTCTGACGGCGTTGCCTTCAGCGTCAGGACCACCCCCGAAGGCCTCATCGAATCGGTTGCCATGGAGGGGGATCCGATTCCCGTAGTCCATTACCGCTACGATGACGGCGGGAGGCTCGCCGATGTCCATGGCCGATTCACCGGGGAGTTCCACTACACCTACACTGGCGAAGGATGGCTGAAACAGTGGCGGGACAGCGGCCCCACCCGGGTCGAGTTCGAATACGACGCGGCGGGTCGGGTAATTGCCACCCGGACCCCTGAAGGGCTATACAACGACCGGTTCATCTACTCCCCCGATGAGTGGAAAACCGAGTACATCGATGCCACCGGCGCCCGCAGCGTTTACTATTTCAACGAAAACGACCTTCTCATCCGCGAGGAGGACCCCCTAGGCAACGTCACCGAGCAGACCTTCGACGGGATTGAACGGAGGCTCTCCACCACCGACCCCCTGGGCCGCGTCACCACCTACGACTACGACACCCTGGGGCAGATGGTCGCCGAAACCGACAGCACCGGCCGAACCACCCGCTGCAGCTATGACCGTTACGGGCTCCTTACGGGCATTCAGCATCCGGACGGCAGCATGTCCGTGTGGGAGTACGACAGCCGCGGCAACGTCACCCTCGCCATGGGCCCCGACCGCGTCATCCATCGTTACGCCTACGATGAAAAGGGGCGGCTCGTCTCCGAAACCGCCCCCGACGGCGCGGAGACAAAATGGGCGTACGACCGCCGCGGGCGACTCACCGGCCTCATTGACCCCCTGGGCCACCGCACGACAATCGAGCAGGACCGGTGGGGCCGCATCCTCAGAACCACTGACGCGGCGGGGCACCCCACCCGCTACCTCTACGAGCCCGGCCCCGACAACCTCCGCGAGGACTTGAGCGCCGTCATCCACCCCGACGGCGGCACCGAGCGCTACGCCTATGACGCCGAAGGGCAGATCGCCCTCCACACCGGCGCCGAAGGGCAGACGACCAAGTACCGCCACGGCGCCTTCGACCTCCTGCGCAGCATCACCGACCCCGCCGGCCACGGCACTTCCCTCGACTACGACGGCGCCGCTCGCCTCGTACGGGTCACCAACGCCAAAGGCCGGCACTGGAGCTACGGCTATGACGCCGCCGGGCGGCTGCGGCACGAAACCGACTGGGCCGGACGCCAGACCGCCTACACCCGCGACCCCCTCGGCAGGGTAACGGCCAAGCGCCTCCCCGACGGTTTCGAACATCGCATCACCTGGGACGGCCACGACCGCGTTGCCGCCATCGAAACCGCCGACAGCCGCATCGGCTACGAGTACGACGCAAGCGACCGGCTCATCCGCGCCGCCACCTGGGCAATCGGCAGCGACACGCCGGAAACCGATCTCACCTTCACCTACGACGACCGGGGCCGCCTCGTAGCCGAGACCCAGAACGGCGTCGCCATCGACTACACCCGGGACGAGGCCGGCCGCTGCACCGGCCGCACGACGCCAAGCGGCGCCACCGAACTCACCTTCGACCCCGCCGGGCTTCTCGCCGAATATGCCACCAATGGCCACGCCGTGAGCTTCCGGCGCAACCTTCTCGGCCTCGAAACCGAGCGGTCGCTTCGGGGCGACGATGAGCGCGAGCGCTTCGCCCTGGCCCAAAGCCACGACCCCTGCGGCCGGCTCCGGGAGCAGGTGGCCGGGCGATTGCGGAACCTCACCCAGCCCTTCGGCAGCGCGGAGCTCTCCCGCCGCTACCGCTGGGACAAATCCTCCCGGCTGGTGGGGGTCGACGACACCATTCGCGGCAGCGCCCGCTACACCTACGACCCTCGCGACCAGGTGACCGGCGTCCAGCGCCGCAAGGGGCTCAACCCGGCCACCACCGAGCGCTACCACTATGACGCCATAAAAAACCTTACCTACACCCCCCACCGGCAGCACCACTACGAGGGGGACGTCGTCACCCGCATCGGCCTCACCTCCTACCGCCACGACAGCCGGGGCCGGGTCGTCGAAAAGATCCACGCCCGTCACGGCTTTCGCCCCCAAACCTGGCGCTACCGGTGGGACGATCTCGACCGGCTGAGGGAAGTCACCACCCCCCAAGGCGAAACCTGGCGCTACACCTACGACGCCTTCGGCCGGCGGGTGAAAAAAGAGTGTCTCGGCAAAGAAAAGAGCGTCACCTATCTCTGGCAGGGGGCCACCCTTGCCGAAGAGCACCGGACCACCGGCACGGAAACCGTCATCCACCGCTGGCACTTCGAGCCGGGCACCTTCGTCCCCATCGCCAAGGAAGTCGTCGAACAGGGCGCAAGCAGCATCTACCCCATCGTCACCGATCACCTCGGCACCCCCAAGGAACTCTTTGACGCCGAAGGGGAGTGCGTCTGGCAGGCCGACCACGCCCTGTGGGGCGCGGCAACCATCACCATACAGAGGAGAAAAGTCGTCAACGGTGAAGAGACGGTCTTTGCCGAAGTTGATTGCGCACTCAGATTCCAGAATCAGTGGGAGGATGAAGAGAGCGGGCTTTACTACAACCTCAACCGATACTATGATCCCGAAAGCGGCCAGTACCTGAGCCAGGACCCGATCCGGCTGGAGGGGGGATTAAGAACCCACGGTTATGTGCATGATCCCATGCAGTGGGTGGATCCGCTGGGGTTGGCGGGGTGTGGAGGAAAGACGGGTAGCAAAATCCGCAACCTTAGGAAAGGTGATAAAGTTTACCGAGTTTATGGGGGGGACGCTAAGCCTAATGGTGCCTCTTGGACAAGGACGAATCCTGCTAAGGTTCCTAATTTTAGGAACTCTGCTGGCTTGCCATCCGGAGGAGAAAGTGGAGCAAATAATACAGGTAGATTTGTCATAGAGGCCAAAGTCAAGGATCCCAATAAAGTAGTTCTTAAACGCAAAGCACTGCCATTGGATGGAATGGACGGTGGTCTTGATGAATACATTATACCTGATCCTTTTGACAGTGGTGCTATTGAGATCGTTAGAGTTAGTGGAGTAAATCCGGAGTTTTGA
- a CDS encoding RHS repeat domain-containing protein: MGVDDTIRGSARYTYDPRDQVTGVQRRKGLAPATTERYQYDAIKNLTYTPHRQHHYEGDVVTRIGLTSYRHDSRGRVVEKTHARHGFRPKTWRYRWDELDRLREVTTPEGETWRYTYDAFGRRVKKECLGKEKSVTYLWQGATLAEEHRTTGTETVIHRWHFEPGTFIPIAKEIVEQGASSIYPIVTDHLGTPKELFDAEGECVWQADHALWGAATITRQRRKVVNGEETIFAEVDCELRFQNQWEDEESGLYYNLNRYYDPESSQYLSQDPIRLEGGLRTHGYVHDPMQWVDPLGLAGCGGKASDHRYRKANGKIDFYVTPNGQAVPAQFHRYANSKFAPMQDARAGTLPAKRGGTYVSFDKIDDGIVASDKLQIPYRPDYRVSGNSLDIIDKMKIPNGKWGTADYPEPLTKDYKIYGPGKATQVIVDGPIPVDPGTITKL; this comes from the coding sequence GTGGGGGTCGACGACACCATTCGCGGCAGCGCCCGCTACACCTACGACCCCCGCGACCAGGTGACCGGCGTCCAGCGTCGCAAGGGGCTTGCCCCTGCCACCACCGAGCGCTACCAGTACGACGCCATAAAAAACCTCACCTACACCCCCCACCGGCAGCACCACTACGAGGGGGATGTCGTCACCCGCATCGGCCTCACCTCCTACCGCCACGACAGCCGCGGCCGGGTCGTCGAGAAAACCCACGCCCGCCACGGCTTCCGCCCCAAAACCTGGCGCTACCGGTGGGACGAACTGGACCGGCTGCGGGAAGTAACCACCCCCGAAGGCGAAACCTGGCGCTACACCTACGACGCCTTCGGCCGGCGGGTGAAAAAAGAGTGCCTCGGCAAAGAGAAGAGCGTCACCTACCTCTGGCAGGGGGCCACCCTTGCCGAAGAGCACCGAACCACCGGCACAGAAACCGTCATCCACCGCTGGCACTTCGAGCCGGGCACCTTCATCCCCATTGCCAAGGAAATCGTCGAACAGGGGGCAAGCAGCATCTACCCCATCGTCACCGACCACCTCGGCACCCCGAAGGAGCTCTTCGACGCCGAAGGGGAGTGCGTCTGGCAGGCCGACCATGCCCTGTGGGGTGCGGCAACCATCACCAGACAGAGGAGAAAAGTCGTCAACGGCGAAGAGACGATCTTTGCCGAAGTCGACTGCGAACTCCGGTTCCAGAACCAGTGGGAGGACGAAGAGAGCGGCCTTTACTACAACCTGAACCGGTACTATGATCCCGAAAGCAGCCAGTACCTGAGTCAGGACCCGATCCGGCTGGAGGGGGGATTAAGGACCCATGGTTATGTGCATGACCCGATGCAGTGGGTTGATCCGCTGGGGTTGGCGGGGTGTGGTGGGAAGGCATCTGACCATCGATATCGTAAGGCAAACGGGAAAATAGATTTTTATGTAACCCCTAATGGTCAAGCAGTACCTGCCCAATTTCATAGATATGCTAATTCCAAGTTTGCACCAATGCAAGATGCTCGGGCAGGGACTTTGCCAGCTAAACGTGGTGGTACATACGTATCTTTTGACAAAATTGATGATGGCATTGTCGCAAGTGATAAATTGCAAATCCCATATCGCCCTGATTATCGAGTTTCAGGCAATTCATTGGACATCATAGATAAAATGAAGATTCCAAACGGCAAATGGGGTACTGCAGATTATCCGGAACCGTTGACAAAAGATTACAAGATATATGGCCCGGGCAAGGCAACACAAGTCATTGTAGATGGCCCAATACCTGTTGACCCAGGAACAATAACTAAACTGTAA
- a CDS encoding DUF1266 domain-containing protein — MNSGRIASIVICLVMVMTMMVMGGCKNSSSKESSLTESQKWALATSAIPKKANDMKLDVPGGAADVKDLQEMLRSDWEIQDHKTALDAIKFLREQGHREEFNLVLKEISQSNQNEFNQLVSSYANQPEIQKQLQLVYKHKDTVGKKSIIAWDYCRLVYVAECAGRAGYLTEDEAWQEIMAAAKVIQATFTSWEEMGNNYLLGREFWAGSSEPTVLVASKFLLSDQKSPWVKLAWNQPLEETGKDQS, encoded by the coding sequence GTGAATTCAGGAAGAATTGCAAGTATTGTTATTTGTCTGGTGATGGTCATGACAATGATGGTAATGGGAGGGTGTAAGAACTCATCTTCAAAGGAAAGCTCATTGACCGAGTCGCAAAAATGGGCGCTCGCAACCTCTGCTATTCCCAAGAAAGCCAACGATATGAAGCTGGATGTTCCAGGAGGCGCCGCTGATGTAAAAGACCTTCAGGAGATGCTGAGGAGTGATTGGGAGATTCAAGACCATAAGACTGCTCTCGATGCGATCAAATTCCTCAGGGAGCAAGGCCATCGCGAGGAATTCAATCTCGTGCTGAAGGAGATTTCACAGAGCAATCAGAATGAATTCAACCAACTGGTAAGCAGCTATGCAAACCAGCCCGAGATACAGAAACAACTCCAATTGGTGTACAAGCACAAAGATACCGTAGGCAAAAAAAGCATTATCGCGTGGGACTATTGCCGGCTGGTTTATGTGGCCGAATGTGCCGGCAGAGCTGGGTATCTTACTGAGGATGAAGCCTGGCAGGAAATCATGGCAGCCGCCAAAGTGATTCAGGCAACATTTACATCATGGGAAGAAATGGGCAATAACTACCTGCTGGGGCGTGAATTCTGGGCGGGCAGCAGTGAGCCGACAGTGCTCGTTGCGAGCAAATTTCTTCTCTCAGACCAGAAGAGCCCTTGGGTCAAATTGGCGTGGAATCAGCCGCTGGAGGAAACGGGCAAAGACCAGTCCTGA